The following is a genomic window from Sciurus carolinensis chromosome 3, mSciCar1.2, whole genome shotgun sequence.
GTTGGTGGTTCCCCGCTTTTTTATGGAGCACTCACTGTATGTCCCTCTAGGGACAGAACAAACTTTCAACAGAAAGATACAGAGGTTCTAACTCTCACTGAGTTTCCAATCTACTGGGGACAGACCGGAAATAAATGCACAActgaataaacaaggaaatacaGAAGTGataaaggaaattattaaaataaacaccAAGATATATTAAGGAGGTACTGGGGGTTATTTCAAGTTAGACAGCCATGGAAGgcctttttctcatcttttcttggGGTGctaaggagtgaacccagggccttaggcatgcTAGAGAAGGACTATACCAATGAacgacatccccagccccacagaagTCCTTTCTGAACAGCTAAATTGGCAACTCAGACCTGACATGTGAAAGGCAGTCATTTGGCAATCTATGGGGGAAGGGCATTCTAGGTAGAGGAAATGGCTACTACTACATCCCTAAGGCTTGAGGAAGTTGGATCAGGGAGAGCAATTCAAAAGAGTTAGAGAAGTAGCCAGGGGTgggtgacccatgcctgtaattccagcaactcagaagactgagataggaggattacaagttccaggccagccccagaaatttagcaagaccctgtttcagaataaggaagaaaaagaactgggaatatgCAACACATAGAATCACtttttacagggaaaaaaaaaaaaaaaaaaggactggggatatacctctatggtaaagcacccctgggttcaattcccagttctgcccaaaaaagagagagaaagaaaaagagcagagAGAAATGCCAGCGTTGTGGAGGATCTTGTTGGTCACTTAAGAAGTCTGGATTTTGTACGAAATGAATGAAAAGTCACTGGACAGTTTTAAGCAGGGGAATCTGAAGTCATCATCATCCAGACTTCCACAGGGCAGATTTACAGGGAGTCAAGTGTGGACCCAGAGAATACATACAATTCCATATTATTCagtttccaaaaagaaagaattatgtGCAATATGCAACAACATGTAGagacctggaagacattatgctaagtgaaattaaccagAGACAGAAATCAAATACTGCgtgatttcatttctatgaagtATCTAGAAGAGTGaaattcacagaagcagagagtagaatggtggtttccagggactaggaagaggaggaaacagaatggctgatcaatgataaaatttcagttacagaaaaatgagtaaattctAGCATTGCCTATACAACATTGTGCCTATAGTAAACAATGTATTGTATACTTACTTGCCTAATAAGAGGGCTGAGAGTGCAGCTCAGTcatagaatgcttgcttagcatgcactggaggtcctgggttccatccctagcattgggggaaaaaaaaaagagtagatctcatgttaagtgttcttaccacattCAAAAAGAGGTAGTGGGTAAACATTGAGAAACCAGTTAGGAATCTATTACAATAATACAGGTGAAAGATGGCCACAAGGTCTTAGACTTTGGTGTATTAGTTGCttgttgctgctataacaaattaccacaatttctttccttaaaacaacacatatttattgttttatagttctggaggtcagaattcaAAAATTAGgattgaggatgtagttcagtggtagagcatgtgcctagtatgcacaagaccctgcaTATGATTCCTACtatcaccaaaaaaataaattccaaaatcaATTTCACTGGGCTAAAAATCAGGATGTTAGCATGCCTTCATTCCTTCTGGAAGCTTTAGAGGAGAATCCATTTCTTTGACACTTCCAACTTCTagaggctgctgcattccttGGTTCATAACCCATTCCTCAATCTTCAAAACCAACAGCATAGcatcctctccctctctgtcatCTATACACCTCTCTGACTGATCTTCTTGACTCCTCCTCATAAGGACCACTGTAATTACCTTGGGgtcacctggataatccaggataatctcttcatctcaagatctttaatttaatcacatctgcaagtTTCCTTTTTCATGGAAGTCACACATTCACAAGTGGGTTCACAAGGTAATTGGGATAGGGACATATTTGGAGGGCTATTATTTATTCTACCGGAAGTGGGAACAGCAGAGGTGGAAAGAAATACAGGCATCCAGATTGCCCCTGGCATGGGGGCCATACCATTTACTGTAGGTTGGGTGACTCAGGAAAgatgagagaaagaaacaaaaattatcagtcatttttttctttcattatctaGGTGGATACTCATGTGGTTTCCTTagattaagaattttaaaaagggggagaagggtaaatgcaggaaaaaaatcaagagtttCTTTTTTAGGGATGAGggtgtatgtagttcagtggtagtgtcaCCAGAGAAGGTCTGAGGAATTTCCAGAGAGAAAGGAACTCCAATCAGGACTAGTGAGGTTCTTGACATACATTATAAAATGAGTTTAAGAGCATgttgtgctgggcacagtggtgtgcacctgtaatccaagcgactcaggagactgaggcaggaggattgcaagttcaaaaaccagcctcaacaatttactgaagccaaaaaaaaaaaaaaaaaaattatatatatatgacgAGTGATATGGCACAGTGGTTaacagtggttaggtgcccctggattcaatctctggtaccaaaaaaaaaaaaaaaaaaaaaaaaaaaaaaatgaatgtgttgtgtcagagatttatttatttaggaaagtagagaCACATTCAAGGAAAAATTCAGTCTATTGCTGTAGAGTGAGATGCACTTTTGGGGACTGAGATTCTTCTTCTAAAGGAAATTTGATGCCAGGCATAGTGGcttcacacctgtaattccagtggctcaggatgttgaggcaagaggattacaagtttgaggccagcctggccaacttaGTAAGGACCtatgcaacttagggagaccctatctcaaaataaaaaataactactgGTAAAACATCCCTcagttcaatttctttctttctttctttttttttttttttggtgctggggatcaaacccagggccttatgcatgcaaggcaagcactctaccaaatgagctatctccccagcccattgagctatctccccagccctcagttcaATTTCtaatactgcaaataaataaagaaaacttggtTAGGGTGGGTATGGGAGGGCATGTGGGGATATGTCTGGTGATCTCTCTGGTTGTCTATTCTCAGGATCTTTAGGCTGACatggtcttcattatctgatcaatagataATGTTGAAAAGTTCCTAAATTATAGATTTCTTAATGTATCATGTCTCTTGttgcttgatttatttattgcatGGGCTAATTATCAGTGCACAAAGGTGATTTTTATAAGTGAGTGAATTTATAGGAATGCTAAGATTTACtaatttcccagaaatttgggagtgacaggCCTGGGAGGAGAAATTTGAGGAGTGACAGGCATAGAAAAGTATGCACAATTTCAGATCAAAATCGTATTTTCTGTGGGgcgtgtggtggtgcaggcctgtaatcccagtgactcaggagcctgaagctGGAAGAtcgcaaattccaggccagcttcagcaactttgcaaggccctaagcaacttagcaaaaactgtctcaaaataaaaaaaaatttttaaattttctaaaaagggtctggggatgtagctcagtggtcaagcgtcCTTGAGTTaaatacctagtaccaaaaactacggataaaaaataaaattacatttccttgcccttccttttgtctccttttaACCTATCATTTTCCCCCCATCTTACCCCAGTAGAATGCATACTTAGCATGTATATGAGGCCCTTGGTTAAATCACCAGCACCAGAAAAATAAtgagtttctttttaaagctCTTGTACAGAAAGTAATAAAGCAGAGTCTTATGTTCATAGATTCCACATGCTAGTATCACAGTTACCTTTATTttcttgcagtgctagggattaagcTAAGGACTTCCCATAAAGTGAGGCAaatactcttccactgagctgtaCCTTTGGCTAAGATACCTAGTAGACATTTAAGAATAGATGTGGAATATGCAGTTGGAGCTCCAACTAACTGGTGTTTATGGGAAAGATTCCAGTTGGAAGTAGAAATTTGGGGGTTGTCAGCATATAGATGATACTTGCTGAAAGAGGTAGTTATCTCAGATGTGTGTTGGAATTGGCTCAAACTAGCACGGGGAAACCAGTGGCtaagatttcaggaaattttaaaagacagtttgaTTTTAATTTGGTAGCTCGAAATCAGCAGGTGGGTGTATTTGCACCACTTGAATTAGCAAACACTAAGACTCAGGTCCCCCAGAGCCAATTGTTAGACATTTATCAGGACACTACTCTAACTTTTTTCTCCCAAAAGAGGCAAGCTGTTCAGCTGAGTAAGGAGAGAGTAAATGTGTGGAGTTTGTGACAGTAGAAAGTTCATGAGATGATCATTTTGGAGAGCGAAAACGTGAACGTATTTGAGCAGTGGTACAGGAATGCTAAGCAGAGTCTGAGACTGATGGAGTGACATCAGTTCGTGTGCTTTTCTTCTACAAATGTCACCTGCTTCAGTGGGGGCAGGATTGATGAAATCCCATAATTGAATTTAATTAGGTTGTGGGTGGCAGGAGAGTACAACCTAGGGTTTACAGTGAAACATTCACAGTGCCCTATACTTTGGGGAATGCAAAGAAGAATGCAACATGGTCCCTCCCTCAAGAAACAAACcatgttatggcatttgcaggcaaatggatgaaattggagaatatcatgctaagtgagataagccaatctcaaaaaactaaaggacaatgatctcgctgataagcggatgaggacatataatggggagtgggaggggttagcattaggtttagggttaggtttagggtcagggataaggagtgtggtaagaatgaaggaaagaaggactgtatagagggaaaagaggggtgggaggggtggggggaagggaaaaaaataatgaatcaaacatcattgccctatgtaaacgtaggattacacaaatggtatgccttgactccatgtacaaatagagaaacaacatgtatcccatttgtatacaataataaaaaaaaaaaagaaacaaacaaacaaaccatgaacccagcagctcaggaggctgaggcaggaggattgcaagttcaaagccagcctcagcaattgagagagaccctgtctcaaaataaataaataaataaataaataaaaagcactgaggatgtggctcagtgattaagcaccctggatttgatccttgatactaaaataataataataataataataataataataataataataatagaatagaaaagaaacataCAGTCTAACTGGAGATATAAGATACATATGCCAAGTGAACACACACCCAAACCCatcctggtggcacatgcctgtaatctggcaacttgggaggctgaaacaggaggatgacaaattcaaagtcagcctcagcaatttcatgACAGCCTCAGTAgcttaaagggctggggatgtggttccaaggttaagcacccctgggtccaatccctagtgccaaaagaagagaaaaatattccccaaagtcAAAAAACAAATGCAGAGAGCAGAACTTCTGAGACAGGTAGTTGATAATGAGGGAAACAAGGGTGAGGGAGattatgtagctcaatggtagagtacttgccctgCTAGCATGCTAGAGGCcttggatttgattcccagtacaaaaaaaaaaaaaaaaaaaaaaccaaaaagctgAATGTTGGAGAAATTAAGTTGTAGactttcttttgcagtactgtaAATTGAAATCGGGGTGCTCtacctaccactgagttaaatccccagtcctcttttttttttaatatatattttactttgagacagtgtttctctaactgctagagctgaccttgaacttgaaatcctcgtATCTCAGCCTCTGATTAgcttgggatcacaggtgtgcaccaccaagccatATCAAAGTCATAGGCTTCTTAAAAATTCaagtgagaaagaagaaatgggcaGATCACCATTGAAAGAAGAGTTAAGAATTTTCCTATCTAGGAGAAAATTTGATGTTGAAGGAGACAGGGGAGGGGGACTGATGAAAAATGCAGGAGAGAATGGAATAAATGGGGACAAGTCGACCTGGGAGCAGAGAGGGTCTAAAAAAGACAGGGAAACACTTCCTCTTGTGAGCACAGTATTGTATGCTGGGTATTCAATACAGCTGAGGTTGCAGGTAGGAAGGAGGGAAATTAGACCTGAAGAATCCTCAGAAGTCAGAGGTAGAAAAAGTAGTAGTGATGTAAGAGAGACATCCTACTGCACGTTCTCCCAGGAACTTCAAATCTTCCAGCCTGAATAAGAGTCAACTTTCTCCTCCTGGCTTGGGTCAGGATTGCCTTTGCGATCTTCTCTTGGTTCTTTGGTATCATCCCAGAAAACCTAACACAGTTTATCATAGATACCAAACTATTTTCAATCACTGGAGGCAATAGCTGGCCAGTAAACACTGCATTTAAGAGGTAAGCTCCCTTTCTGTGGCAgagggggtatagctcaggggtagagcatttgactgcagatcaagaggtccctggttcaaatccaggtgcCCCCTCATACCTTCACTTTTAAGATGGAAGGCAAATACCAAGAATATACCTCATATTCTAGTATCTAGATCAACTTATGAACATTAGGTACAATATGATGGCATTGGGCTTTGGGAGAAGCTTCTTCTGAATCAGTGGCTTGTGATTTATGCTGTGGAGACCCTCACATATCTGAGACCCTTTCAGTACAGAAAAATGGGTTATTCTCAAACTAATACTGACATACTTACCTATTTCACTGCTTATTCCGTGAGCATACAGAGTTGCTTTCCGGAGGCTACATGGTATATATCACAACAGATtagatgtagaaaaaaagaaggaaaaaaacacctGTTTTTCATTAAACCAGATGTTAAAGggatttaaaggggaaaaaaggtaaaacaaaGTCACTCTTGTTAACATATcacttttctttgggaaaatacaattatttttcatttttaagatgtaatttaaaaacagcatggtggtacacacctgtaatcccagcaatttaggacaCTGAGGCAAGGGATCTGCATATTTgacaacttgtgatccttttctCTGCACTAAAATCCATTTTAGTTCTGCACCAAAAGGGTCTCACAGACATCTGATAGTCTCCATACCATAATTCAACCACTGATTTAGAGGATGCTCCTCTCAATATTATTACATTGTACCTAATTTTCTTGCCCAGTCtaggcaatttaacaagacccggtctcaaaacataataaaaagttcttgtgatatagctcagcagtagagcacttgcccagcattcACTGAGGCCCAtcgttttaatccccagtactgcaaacaaacaaacaaaaacccagttcctaaaaaaagaaactaatagactggggatatagctcagtggtagagtgcttgcttagcatggcAAGACCCTGGGCCTAATCCATGGATTTAGTTCCCAGtaacagacacacacataaaaaccactttatttatttttttatttttttggtaatggagattgaacctagggacactcaaccactgagtcacatccccagtcctttttttttgagataagatcttgctaaattgcttagggccttgctaaattgccaaggctgatcttaaacttgcaattctcctgccttatcctcccaagttgctggggttacaggcatgcgccaccacacccagctacaaacaaaaaatttttaaaaaggaaaaacagatgtTGCTCCATAGTCTTCCCCATATGGGTTGAGTACCATCTTCCAAATGCTCAGAACTGAGGTCTtgaaaacattttgtgtgtgggtgtgtgttctGAAGATttaatccagaggcactttatcactgagctacatccccagttacatccccaggtcatttaaaaattttttgttgttgttgttttaattttgagacagggtctcactaagttgcttagggcctcgttaaattgctgaagctggccttgaatttatgatcttcctgtgctgctgggatttcaggcatgcaccatcatgcctgactCTTGAAAACATCTTGACTCTTTAACAGTCCATATTTTGTTGCCTCCACATCCAAAACACATCCACAATTGGACCACATTACATTGTCTGCACTGCTACTATTCTAATCCAAACTATCAGTCCCTTCTTTCCGGGGCAATAGCTCTCTAAGAGGTCTCTTATATTCTGAAATATAGTCAGATCCTGTTCCTCCTCTGCTTAAAATCAGGCTATAGttttgataccgccgtttaccggtgacgagttctgcttcttctaatgttgaagattaagcactagagaagcacgccaaggcaagcatattaagcaggttatttaaagggaataatacagacttctcccggcagggagaagggggccatggctgatgttctaaagtcccaagaagtgagcacaccctgcatcttttataggttaaagtctcttttgttctccagttctttccccccttatctctccttcctgccttcatgactaggcccggttttgcataagtgagaagccaagggcagggggagggccaaggtgattcaggcgggtaagggccagggggcattaattagcagctccttgtttgcagtccttgataaaggcaggtaaatttggtaatcaatgggctccggagatctttgacattccattcttccaggggcagtctccaacttccaaaggcagatggcttcatggcttcatttcctcgaattgacccgattttctatttctacactaactacctgtccttaattctggcttcagtttccCATTTCACAAAGTAAATGCCACAATTTGATACTGGTTTCAAAGCTGTATGTGattcatttctaggatttttttttttttttttttttggtaccacggaTTAAACTGGGGGCATTTAAACATTGAGTCatgtcctcagtcctttttttgtattttatttagagccagggtctcactgagttgcttagtgcctcactaaattgctgaaactggctttgaactcaagagcttcctgcctcagtatcccaacaaactgctggggttacagacgtggcccaccctgcccagctctAGGACgtcttttgaaaaatactttactatttttcatttgtttcattacTACTGACCCTTTCTCCAACTATTCTCCTGTAACTCGCCTTCCCCGCTGGTTCTCATAAGATTCAGACTCACTCCTGCCTTCCAGCTTTTCATTAGCCTTTGGCTCTATCTGGACCTGCGTTCAGATAAGTAAATCACTCCCCTTCAAGTCTGTGCTCTAATGTCAATTTCAAAGAAGCCTACCCTgcctatttgatttttggaatttgcctccccacctcctgatcattttctctgttcttttttcataATACTTAGCCCCATCTACAATactacatacaatttttaaaaattattatttattgggCTAGGGTTAGGATTTTGTGTCTACCATCTATTGGGCTGGGGTTAGGATTTTCTGCCTCCACTTCCACAGTCAGAATGAAAGCTCCATAAGAGCCAGAATGTTAATTTTTTGGAATTCCATTGTGAATCATGTGAATAGATCCTGCCTTTGCAATTTCTAGATAAGTCCTTgcatttaagattaaaaaataataatgtcttgCTCTATTTGGTCTATTATGTTCCCTGATGTAATCTGATGTACGCCCTGGCTAGAATGTCAATGAACACTTGAATGAATGTaaccacagaaggaaaaaagtcaaagaaaaccGGGGGAAGTTGAAGCTGTGGCAATaggtaatttaaaaagcaatgcaTGTAAAAAGTTGAATGGTatgattccaaatacacaaagacCCAACGATCTGTAGCGCTTTAGTAGCAGTTCTCAGTTGTACCACAACCCAAAGAAACCTTTTGGCGCTTGCTcttgccccacccccagccctctgtCCTGCGTATCCCCACATAACACAAATTGCTTGAATTACTTTTGAATCCTTACTATCCGGAAAAGTGCTCGGTATGTACGAAGTGCTCAAAAGAGTGTGCTGAGTAAGCTAACAGATCAATAGGTCCGTGTCCCCAGCTACTTTCGAACTCCTTAGCCAGGAGCCTCGAGTCCCATTTGCTCCTGCAAACCTCAACCTcaccacctcccacctcccactcaGCTAGAGCTACAGAACTGATTACGTAATCAGGCAGCGCCCTGAGCGAGGAAGCAGATTTAACTAGCTAGCCCTCAGTCACGTGGTGAGAATAGGCGGGGCATCAAGTTCATATCCCAGTGTCCTTTGTGTCTACTTCCTTTCCGTCCTTTTCCGGCGTTCAAGATGTCGAAGCGAGGTGAGTTTTTGACTTTAGGACATCCTATTCCATCCGTCTCAAGGTGGCTGCTGGCCTTTCCGGAAGCGGCGGCCTTGGGCAGCCAGGGCGCTTTGCTTTTCTCCGGgccagggaggaaaaggaggtggGCTGTGAGAGGGCTGGAAGAGTCCTCAAAGTGGCCGGGTGGGGGAGCTGGATCGTTCAGCTGGCCGGATCTGGACATGATTCTAGAACGAACCCAGTGGACTCGCTCCGCGAAGAGCTACAGTAGTGGGGGGACAGTTGACTTGAGTCAGACCCCGGCTCGGGCGACTTGTGCCCTTTTCCACCTTGCCGGAGGAACTGCGTGTTGTGAAAGGTGGAGCGAGGATTGAGTCGTCCAGGCCCCTTAATCTCGACGAAAGGATGGTAATGGTGAGGAATCGGGTGTATTCCGTGAGAACCGGGTGGCACGTGGGGAGGGCGTACGTGGAAGGAATcccaggtgagagaaaaaaataaagggaacttCGAAACTGTCTGCATGGTGACCACTTTATCTTGTTTCCATTCTTATCCATAGGACGTGGTGGATCCTCCGGTGCAAAATTCCGGATTTCCCTGGGTCTTCCGGTAGGAGCAGTGATCAATTGTGCTGACAACACAGGTGAGGCCTTTGGCTGAACCGCTGCTACGCTCCCCTTTTAAAAGCACTCAGTGGGCCTTTTGTTAATGACCCATCGAGCCGTCAAGAAGGGGCAGAATAAAACACCGCTTTTGGGTGAAGTGGCAGCATGTTGTGTTGTTTTGCTTCAATCGGTGGTGTGACACGACGATTTCCTTTCCACCTTGGGGAGTAATTGCTTCGGGCATTGTGGAGGGAGTCTTTGGAAGTACTTGAATTTTATATGGGTAGTTATGCCTGATGGGCCCTCAAAAAATTGGTTTTCTGTATATCTTTTTATAGGAGCCAAAAATCTGTATATCATCTCTGTGAAGGGGATCAAGGGACGGCTGAACAGACTTCCTGCTGCTGGTGTGGGTGACATGGTGATGGCCACAGTCAAGAAGGGCAAACCAGAGCTCAGAAAGAAGGGTGAGTAGATGTGGATACTCACCTCCTTGTGGATAATTGAGGTTCTTCTCCACTTATTGGAAAATGGAACGTTAATTTTATGTTCTGAAGGCCTCTAAATGCTTGCTTTCCTTTCAGATGCAGTGTGAGATAAATATCTGAAACTCTAAACTGGGTTtatagatagggtctcactgagttacttagtgcctcagtCTCTTGGGAGCATCTTGTCACTTTCGTACTTAAGTTCTTCCTACGTAAACTGAGGTCCTGGCTTATTTAACCTGCCACTTCCTTAACTTACTTAATTAGGCAAATGTACACTACCTATAAAGGTCTATAAGAAAAGGTCTTTAATTCATTGCTGATTCCCTGGCTACAAATATATAAAGTGGTACTTAGTGAATATGTGCAGCTTAGATCTAGAGCAGGTGAGATCACAGTTTTAATATTTACCTTACCacattttttgtgtggtgctggggattgaacccagggccttgtgcatgtgaggcgagcactcttcctactgagctatatcccctgccccttttttgttgttaataatGGGAATAATGATACTCCCATTTTTTTCAGATAGTTGTGAGGTGCTGAGCATCTGTTTCTATTACTAGCACTAGGTGAACACAAAATTTCAGATATGCTTTTAAACTTGCTGCTTGAGTCAGTCAATTACTTGATCATGGCCTGCCCCACAAAATCTTCCCACCAGTGTATGAATTAAAAGGATAGACCTCAGGGCACTTCCCACTTGTGCTATCTgggtttagagacagggtctcactgagttacttagtgcctcagtctcctgagccactgggattacaggcgtgtccTACCACATCCAgggaattacattttttgatcaGAACTGTGTATACCACTTGGGCATGGTAGCTCTCAGGTTGTGACTAAGTGTTGATTACTTTGTGGGGGGACAAGGATGCATCTGCAAGACCTTTTACTCCTCAGAACACTTCCTGGGTCTGACTGGTGGTCTGGGGAGCTATCAGAGAAGAGCAGAGCATACAACCCTTACTGGATGGATGAGTTGGTAGCAGGATATAATGTTGGTCTCAAGTCAGTGGTGGGACAGACCAGAGATAAGCACTTAAtggttttaataataatatttgtgaatttataattctgttaatgtctttgattttttatttttgtgcctgCCAAATGGACACATTTATACCCACAACAGgtacaaaaatatagaaagtggGGGCAGAACTGGAAATTAGTTACCTTTGTCTGGTACTTGGCCTTAAAAAACAGAATCTGTGTCTTCGTATTTCCAGTGTTTGGTTCTGAATgtgaaaatagaatatatattttttgtgaaaATGGAATTTGATTGATTGTGGAATTTGATTGAATTCACAGCCTGGTGCATGCTGGACAAGTACTTTACCACCAGTCTTCATCCCTAGCCTTAATTaattaccttaaaaaaaatttcaaactccAGAATATTCAGTAACTTGAGGTCTGAGCTGATATCTGTCAAATTTTAAACACAACTGTATGTAATTCAGTAGTTTTCTCAAGCA
Proteins encoded in this region:
- the Rpl23 gene encoding 60S ribosomal protein L23 codes for the protein MSKRGRGGSSGAKFRISLGLPVGAVINCADNTGAKNLYIISVKGIKGRLNRLPAAGVGDMVMATVKKGKPELRKKVHPAVVIRQRKSYRRKDGVFLYFEDNAGVIVNNKGEMKGSAITGPVAKECADLWPRIASNAGSIA